One stretch of Pseudomonas sp. NC02 DNA includes these proteins:
- the pgeF gene encoding peptidoglycan editing factor PgeF, producing the protein MSDWLIPDWPAPAGVKACVTTRAGGVSVAPFDSLNLGDHVEDSLEAVLENRRRLCAAFNIQPAWLRQVHGVVVVEADPGRTAEADGSWTSTPGIACTSMTADCLPALFCNRAGTRVAAAHAGWRGLAAGVLEATVESLDTEPADVLVWLGPAIGPQAFEVGPEVREAFMQQLPETIEGFVPSQNPGKFMADIYQLARLRLAARGVTAVYGGGLCTVTDPRFYSYRRSPRTGRFASLVWLEH; encoded by the coding sequence ATGAGTGACTGGCTGATTCCTGACTGGCCCGCGCCGGCCGGGGTGAAAGCCTGCGTTACCACCCGTGCGGGCGGCGTCAGCGTGGCGCCGTTCGACAGCCTAAATCTCGGCGATCATGTCGAGGACAGCCTCGAAGCCGTGCTCGAAAATCGCCGTCGTCTCTGCGCTGCCTTCAATATCCAGCCCGCCTGGTTGCGCCAGGTTCACGGTGTGGTTGTCGTCGAGGCGGACCCCGGTCGGACTGCCGAAGCCGATGGCAGTTGGACCAGCACTCCGGGCATCGCCTGCACTTCGATGACGGCTGATTGCCTGCCTGCCTTGTTTTGCAATCGCGCCGGTACCCGCGTCGCGGCAGCCCATGCCGGCTGGCGTGGCCTGGCCGCTGGCGTATTGGAAGCGACCGTTGAAAGCCTGGATACCGAGCCTGCCGACGTACTGGTGTGGCTGGGGCCGGCCATCGGTCCGCAAGCCTTTGAAGTCGGCCCGGAAGTGCGTGAAGCCTTTATGCAGCAACTTCCGGAAACGATTGAGGGGTTCGTGCCCAGTCAGAACCCGGGCAAGTTCATGGCCGACATTTATCAGCTGGCCCGCCTGCGGCTTGCCGCCCGCGGCGTCACTGCCGTGTACGGTGGCGGCTTGTGCACCGTGACGGATCCCCGCTTCTACTCCTACCGTCGCAGCCCGCGCACCGGTCGGTTTGCCTCCCTTGTCTGGCTTGAACACTAG
- the rluD gene encoding 23S rRNA pseudouridine(1911/1915/1917) synthase RluD → MSDKIELRAEVPSELGGQRLDQVAAQLFAEHSRSRLSAWIKDGRLTVDGAVIRPRDIVHGGAILELTAEQEAQGEWIAQDIELDIVYEDDDILVINKPAGLVVHPAAGHADGTLLNALLHHVPDIINVPRCGIVHRLDKDTTGLMVVAKTIQAQTQLVTQLQSRSVSRIYECIVIGVVTAGGKINAPIGRHGQQRQRMAVMEGGKQAVSHYRVLERFRSHTHVRVKLETGRTHQIRVHMAHINFPLVGDPAYGGRFRIPPAASATMVDSLKTFPRQALHARFLELDHPTSGKRMSWESPLPDDFVWLLSLLKQDREAFIG, encoded by the coding sequence ATGTCCGATAAAATTGAACTTCGCGCAGAGGTGCCGTCCGAATTGGGCGGCCAACGCCTCGATCAAGTCGCCGCACAATTATTCGCTGAGCACTCGCGCTCGCGCCTTTCCGCCTGGATCAAAGACGGCCGCCTGACTGTGGATGGAGCGGTTATCCGCCCGCGAGACATAGTCCATGGTGGTGCGATTCTTGAGCTGACTGCCGAGCAGGAAGCCCAGGGAGAATGGATCGCCCAGGACATTGAACTGGACATCGTCTACGAAGACGACGACATCCTGGTGATCAACAAACCTGCCGGCCTGGTGGTTCACCCGGCCGCCGGGCACGCTGATGGCACGCTGCTCAATGCCTTGTTGCACCACGTGCCGGACATCATCAATGTCCCGCGCTGCGGCATCGTGCACCGCCTGGACAAGGACACCACCGGCCTCATGGTGGTAGCCAAGACCATTCAGGCGCAGACGCAGCTGGTCACACAACTGCAGAGCCGCAGCGTCAGCCGGATCTACGAATGCATCGTGATCGGCGTGGTAACCGCCGGTGGCAAAATCAATGCCCCGATCGGCCGCCACGGCCAGCAGCGCCAGCGCATGGCGGTGATGGAAGGCGGCAAGCAAGCCGTCAGCCACTACCGCGTGCTTGAGCGTTTCCGCTCCCACACTCACGTGCGGGTAAAGCTGGAAACCGGTCGTACCCACCAGATTCGGGTGCACATGGCGCACATCAACTTCCCGTTGGTCGGAGATCCGGCCTACGGTGGGCGCTTCCGCATTCCGCCGGCGGCCAGTGCAACCATGGTTGATTCGCTGAAAACCTTCCCGCGCCAGGCGCTGCATGCACGCTTCCTGGAGCTGGATCATCCGACGAGCGGTAAGCGGATGAGCTGGGAATCGCCACTCCCAGACGATTTTGTCTGGTTGTTGTCGCTGCTCAAGCAGGATCGCGAGGCGTTTATCGGATGA